In a single window of the Tellurirhabdus bombi genome:
- a CDS encoding FKBP-type peptidyl-prolyl cis-trans isomerase, whose amino-acid sequence MKLIQLTLAGFVSAVIATGSVEAQTAKKPAPKPKTAATAAKTNLPAKLANNVDSVSYSIGVNVGSGLRSQNLSNANLNALMKGLEQALKGQPTQLNNEQATSVIQGFFQKQVTAKADANKKVGDQFLEENKKKPGIITTASGLQYQVMTAGTGTKPTASDTVRTHYTGRLIDGTVFDSSVERGEPIEFPVSGVIQGWVEALQLMPVGSKWKLFIPSQLAYGERGAGPQIGPNSTLVFDIELLDIVKK is encoded by the coding sequence ATGAAGTTAATTCAATTGACGTTAGCCGGTTTTGTATCGGCTGTTATTGCCACTGGCTCAGTAGAGGCTCAAACGGCTAAAAAACCAGCTCCAAAGCCTAAAACAGCTGCCACGGCGGCAAAAACCAATCTTCCAGCCAAACTAGCCAATAACGTAGATTCAGTTAGTTATAGCATTGGGGTCAATGTTGGATCAGGGCTTCGTTCGCAGAATCTGTCAAACGCCAACCTGAATGCTTTAATGAAAGGCCTCGAGCAGGCACTGAAAGGCCAGCCTACGCAATTGAATAATGAACAGGCCACATCTGTAATCCAGGGATTCTTCCAGAAACAGGTAACGGCCAAGGCCGACGCGAACAAAAAAGTGGGGGATCAGTTCTTGGAAGAGAACAAGAAGAAGCCAGGAATTATTACCACTGCCAGCGGGCTGCAATACCAGGTAATGACAGCAGGCACGGGTACTAAGCCAACGGCATCCGATACTGTTCGAACCCATTATACGGGTCGCTTGATCGATGGAACGGTGTTCGATAGCTCGGTAGAACGGGGCGAACCCATTGAATTTCCCGTTTCGGGAGTAATACAGGGCTGGGTAGAAGCACTCCAGTTGATGCCAGTTGGCTCTAAATGGAAATTGTTTATCCCCTCCCAATTAGCGTACGGCGAACGAGGTGCCGGACCACAAATCGGACCGAACTCAACGCTGGTTTTCGATATTGAGTTGTTGGATATAGTTAAAAAATGA
- the atpA gene encoding F0F1 ATP synthase subunit alpha, with protein sequence MVSVRPDEVSAILREQLSNARTEAELEEVGTVLQIGDGVARIYGLSKVQAGELLVFENGLQALALNLEEDNVGAVLLGDYSEIKEGATVKRTNQIAYINVGEGILGRVVNTLGQPIDGSGPIQGETFAMPLERKAPGVIFRQPVNEPLQTGIKAIDAMIPVGRGQRELIIGDRQTGKTAVAIDTIINQKEFYDKGQPVYCIYVACGQKASTIKQVEATLRRAGAMDYTVIVAAGASDPSPMQFYAPFTGAAIGEYFRDTGRPALVVYDDLSKQAVAYREVSLLLRRPPGREAYPGDVFYLHSRLLERAAKVIANDAIAANMNDLPPSLKGRVKGGGSLTALPIIETQAGDVSAYIPTNVISITDGQIFLESNLFNAGIRPAINVGISVSRVGGNAQIKSMKKVAGTLKLDQAQFRELEAFAKFGSDLDASTKLTIDRGRRNQEILKQAQYSPVLVEQQVAIIIASTQGFLDRVPVNRVKEFENEFATILAAQHRDTLDQLRAGKYDDTIVGVIKKVATDLAARYA encoded by the coding sequence ATGGTATCAGTAAGACCCGACGAGGTTTCAGCCATTCTCCGGGAACAGCTTTCAAACGCCCGAACCGAAGCAGAACTCGAAGAAGTCGGAACGGTGCTGCAAATCGGCGACGGTGTGGCCCGTATCTATGGGCTTTCTAAAGTCCAGGCCGGCGAGTTGCTGGTGTTTGAAAACGGACTGCAAGCACTGGCACTGAACCTTGAAGAAGATAACGTAGGTGCCGTTTTGCTCGGTGACTATTCCGAAATTAAAGAAGGTGCCACGGTAAAACGTACCAACCAGATTGCTTATATCAACGTAGGTGAAGGAATTCTGGGCCGCGTTGTGAATACGCTTGGTCAACCAATCGATGGTTCAGGTCCCATTCAGGGTGAAACGTTTGCCATGCCGCTGGAGCGTAAAGCGCCAGGTGTAATCTTCCGTCAGCCTGTTAACGAACCACTGCAAACCGGTATCAAGGCGATCGACGCCATGATCCCAGTAGGCCGGGGCCAACGTGAATTGATTATCGGTGACCGCCAGACAGGTAAAACTGCGGTGGCAATCGATACGATCATTAACCAGAAGGAATTCTACGACAAAGGCCAGCCCGTTTATTGTATCTACGTTGCCTGCGGCCAGAAAGCATCAACCATTAAGCAGGTTGAAGCGACGCTGCGCAGAGCAGGTGCCATGGACTATACAGTAATCGTAGCAGCTGGTGCATCGGACCCATCTCCAATGCAATTCTACGCCCCGTTTACCGGAGCAGCCATTGGTGAGTACTTCCGGGATACAGGCCGTCCTGCTCTGGTTGTATACGATGACTTATCTAAACAAGCGGTTGCTTACCGCGAAGTTTCCCTGCTGCTGCGTCGTCCTCCAGGACGGGAAGCCTACCCAGGAGACGTTTTCTACCTGCACAGCCGGTTACTGGAACGGGCCGCTAAGGTGATCGCTAACGATGCCATTGCTGCCAACATGAACGACTTGCCACCTTCGCTGAAAGGCCGGGTAAAAGGAGGTGGTTCACTAACTGCATTGCCGATTATCGAAACGCAGGCCGGTGACGTTTCTGCTTATATTCCGACCAACGTAATTTCTATTACAGATGGTCAGATCTTCCTGGAGTCAAACTTGTTTAACGCCGGGATTCGGCCAGCCATTAACGTAGGTATTTCGGTATCGCGCGTAGGTGGTAACGCTCAGATCAAATCCATGAAGAAAGTGGCTGGTACGCTGAAACTCGACCAGGCGCAGTTCCGCGAGCTGGAAGCGTTTGCGAAATTTGGTTCGGATCTTGATGCCTCGACCAAATTGACCATCGACCGTGGCCGCCGTAACCAGGAAATCCTGAAGCAGGCGCAATACTCGCCGGTACTGGTAGAACAGCAGGTAGCTATTATCATCGCTTCGACACAAGGCTTCCTGGACCGTGTTCCGGTTAACCGCGTGAAAGAATTCGAAAACGAGTTCGCTACTATTCTGGCTGCTCAGCACCGCGATACCCTGGATCAGCTCCGGGCCGGTAAGTATGACGATACCATTGTTGGAGTCATTAAGAAAGTAGCTACGGATTTAGCCGCTCGTTACGCATAA
- the atpG gene encoding ATP synthase F1 subunit gamma has product MPSLKEVRNRITSISSTQQITKAMKMVSAAKLRRAQDNILQMRPYAKKLSEMLGTVSAGAELAGENPYKQVRPVERVLLILVTSDRGLCGAFNTNVVRAASALIAEKYATQNRRGHVDIMAIGKKGGEAFIRRGYKVNTKYMDVFTSLSFTRVRAAAEEVMTQFLEGQYDAVELIFNEFKNVATQIIRTEQFLPIVSEETADQSTTKTTVANYLFEPSEEEIIKELIPKTLKIQLYKAVLESNASEHGARMTAMDKATENAGDLLKELKLVYNRTRQAAITKEILEIVGGAEALAG; this is encoded by the coding sequence ATGCCCAGCTTAAAAGAAGTACGAAACCGAATTACTTCCATTAGCTCGACGCAGCAGATCACGAAAGCCATGAAAATGGTATCGGCAGCGAAATTACGTCGGGCACAGGATAATATCCTGCAAATGCGTCCTTATGCCAAAAAACTCAGCGAAATGCTGGGAACGGTATCGGCAGGGGCTGAACTTGCTGGAGAAAATCCCTACAAACAAGTACGGCCTGTAGAACGCGTACTGCTAATTCTTGTTACGTCAGATCGGGGTCTGTGCGGCGCGTTTAATACCAACGTCGTGCGGGCAGCCAGCGCTCTTATCGCGGAAAAATACGCCACCCAAAACCGCCGTGGTCATGTAGATATCATGGCTATTGGCAAAAAAGGAGGCGAAGCGTTTATCCGTCGGGGTTACAAAGTCAATACCAAGTACATGGACGTATTTACCTCACTGAGCTTTACTCGCGTCCGTGCCGCAGCGGAAGAAGTGATGACTCAGTTTCTGGAGGGCCAATACGACGCCGTTGAACTTATCTTCAATGAGTTTAAAAACGTAGCGACGCAGATCATCCGCACGGAGCAATTCTTACCAATTGTTTCAGAAGAGACTGCCGATCAATCTACGACTAAAACTACAGTAGCTAACTATCTTTTTGAACCTTCAGAGGAAGAGATTATCAAAGAACTCATCCCTAAGACACTCAAAATTCAGTTATACAAAGCGGTTCTGGAATCAAACGCATCCGAACACGGAGCGCGGATGACAGCCATGGACAAAGCCACTGAAAATGCCGGTGATCTGCTTAAAGAGCTGAAACTGGTGTATAACCGGACGCGTCAGGCCGCCATTACGAAAGAGATTCTCGAAATCGTAGGGGGAGCCGAAGCCTTGGCAGGTTAA
- a CDS encoding LolA-like protein: MKKTFLIIATALTGFMANTATAQTVDELVDKHVQAMGGADKLNNLKSVKISSSMQMMGTDLTQNLTIIDQKAFRQDIIVQGMTMVQVIDGNKGWGINPMVDPVNATPTPDEQVKMMTDQLDLKGSLVNYKAKGNTVELVGKENVGTAETYKLKIGKKNNVTEFINLDAKTYLPIRTTTIANVQGKEFKQETSSSNFQKVDGITFPFAVEVKGDALPGGGPVAVTVTKVEVNPTVDESIFKMPAKK; encoded by the coding sequence ATGAAAAAGACATTTTTGATTATTGCTACCGCCTTGACTGGCTTTATGGCCAACACAGCAACCGCCCAGACGGTTGATGAGCTTGTTGACAAACACGTCCAGGCAATGGGTGGTGCCGATAAGTTAAACAATCTTAAGTCGGTAAAAATCAGCTCATCCATGCAAATGATGGGAACGGATTTAACCCAAAACCTGACCATTATTGACCAGAAAGCATTTCGCCAGGACATTATTGTCCAGGGTATGACTATGGTTCAGGTTATTGATGGCAACAAAGGCTGGGGCATCAATCCAATGGTTGATCCTGTCAATGCCACTCCAACGCCTGATGAGCAGGTAAAAATGATGACCGATCAGCTCGACCTGAAAGGTTCGCTGGTTAATTACAAAGCCAAAGGAAATACCGTCGAACTCGTTGGAAAAGAGAATGTAGGCACCGCTGAAACCTACAAACTTAAAATTGGCAAAAAGAACAACGTAACTGAATTTATCAATCTCGACGCTAAAACCTACTTACCCATCAGAACGACAACCATTGCCAACGTACAGGGTAAAGAGTTCAAGCAGGAAACCAGTAGCTCTAATTTCCAGAAAGTTGACGGAATCACTTTTCCGTTTGCCGTTGAGGTGAAAGGTGATGCCCTGCCCGGCGGCGGTCCTGTGGCGGTTACTGTAACAAAAGTGGAAGTGAATCCGACGGTGGATGAGAGCATCTTCAAGATGCCCGCAAAGAAATAA
- a CDS encoding YceI family protein, whose translation MSTPTTSAKTTWAIDPTHSEILFKIRHLMVSNVTGSFGSFEGKVEAAGDDFDGAHVSFSADIASISTNNEQRDGHLKSDEFFSAEKFPKLTFESTSFKKIDDENYELTGNLTIRDVTKSVTLKAEYGGQMGDFYGNTKAGFEISGKINRKEYGLTWDAVTEAGGVVVSDDVRLILNVQVVKQ comes from the coding sequence ATGTCAACGCCAACTACATCCGCAAAAACTACTTGGGCAATCGATCCAACCCACTCTGAGATCCTGTTTAAAATTCGCCACCTTATGGTTTCCAACGTAACAGGAAGCTTCGGTTCTTTTGAAGGTAAAGTAGAAGCAGCGGGTGATGATTTTGACGGTGCCCATGTATCATTCTCTGCCGATATTGCTAGCATCAGCACCAACAACGAGCAACGGGACGGCCACCTGAAATCCGACGAATTTTTCAGCGCTGAGAAGTTTCCGAAATTAACTTTTGAGTCGACTTCGTTCAAGAAGATTGACGATGAAAATTACGAACTGACCGGTAATCTGACGATCCGGGATGTAACGAAGTCAGTTACGCTGAAAGCTGAATACGGCGGCCAGATGGGTGATTTCTATGGCAACACGAAAGCCGGTTTTGAGATTAGCGGCAAGATTAACCGCAAAGAATACGGTTTGACCTGGGACGCCGTAACCGAAGCGGGTGGCGTTGTTGTTAGCGACGATGTTCGGCTGATTCTGAACGTACAAGTTGTAAAACAATAA
- a CDS encoding DUF4136 domain-containing protein: MKLKGIIASLFVMGLLASCAPSVNVKFDYDPKVNVRQFSTYRIEADRVRNADPISGSGLNQRRISDQIDQSMRARGYRAVEAGNADLVIRFFSDSKDRQQIQSSPNMSPYWGYWGMNNQVYSRQYEENRIVVNVYDSRTNDIVWQGWATGQLNQKRDRDRDAAFRTTVKSIMDNFPESAGQDYGSR, encoded by the coding sequence ATGAAACTCAAAGGTATAATTGCGAGCTTGTTTGTTATGGGTCTGCTGGCGAGTTGTGCTCCGTCGGTAAACGTTAAATTTGACTATGACCCGAAAGTAAATGTGCGTCAGTTCAGCACCTACCGAATCGAAGCGGACCGTGTTCGTAATGCCGATCCAATTTCGGGTAGTGGCCTGAATCAGCGTCGGATCTCCGATCAAATTGATCAATCTATGCGGGCGCGTGGTTACCGTGCTGTTGAAGCTGGCAATGCTGACCTGGTGATTCGTTTCTTTTCTGACTCTAAAGACCGTCAGCAAATTCAATCAAGCCCAAATATGAGCCCTTATTGGGGTTACTGGGGCATGAACAATCAGGTTTACTCCCGCCAATATGAAGAGAACCGGATTGTGGTTAACGTTTATGATAGCCGGACGAATGACATTGTTTGGCAAGGTTGGGCAACTGGCCAATTAAATCAGAAACGCGACCGTGACCGCGATGCGGCTTTCCGTACAACGGTGAAGAGCATTATGGATAACTTCCCAGAAAGCGCTGGCCAGGACTACGGTTCCCGCTAA
- a CDS encoding M23 family metallopeptidase has product MRTSFAFIALIGLLGACTSVGPTRIFQSTSPHDKYARSLKDAKLEQTALGRDWVAAGERALTDSITINAPYRESGYFASNRPFAIGYRLRGQRGDKYIIRFDVQGQEPVQVFIDVYELDDQPGKANPDRLISAKADTNLLELEVRSNQMHLIRLQPELLRSGRYTISVTREPVLSFPVKGRDSRAISSYFGVARDGGRRRHEGVDIFAPRGTPAVASTDGVVSGVGTTNLGGNVVWLSDSKRNQRLYYAHLDSQAVQDGQTVSVGDTLGYVGNTGNARTTSPHLHFGIYQFGGGAVDPLPYVRLSTGPARQVLVGAERLGDSLRVSVARAVVRQAPNGDSPIVRELPRSTLLTLMGGTAAWLRVALPDGKMGYVANSVTEAASRSLRRISLTAGTGLLEAALPTAAAIKTVPAGTAEVLGVYNAYQLIRHPSGSVGWVLNP; this is encoded by the coding sequence ATGAGAACATCTTTTGCTTTTATTGCGCTGATTGGTCTGCTGGGCGCTTGTACCAGTGTGGGACCAACGCGTATTTTTCAGTCTACATCACCACACGATAAATATGCCCGTTCGCTTAAAGACGCCAAGCTAGAACAAACCGCGCTCGGGCGAGATTGGGTTGCCGCCGGTGAACGTGCCCTGACCGATTCCATTACAATCAACGCCCCTTATCGGGAGAGCGGGTATTTTGCTTCTAATCGTCCTTTTGCGATTGGGTATCGGTTACGCGGGCAGCGGGGCGATAAGTACATTATCCGGTTTGATGTGCAGGGGCAGGAGCCGGTTCAGGTGTTCATTGATGTCTATGAATTGGATGATCAACCAGGAAAAGCAAATCCAGATCGACTCATCTCTGCCAAAGCCGATACGAACCTGCTGGAACTGGAAGTACGCAGCAATCAGATGCATTTAATTCGTTTGCAACCTGAATTATTGCGCAGTGGTCGGTATACCATTTCGGTCACGCGGGAGCCAGTGCTGAGCTTTCCGGTAAAAGGCCGTGATAGCCGGGCCATCAGCAGCTATTTTGGCGTTGCGCGTGACGGTGGCCGTCGGCGGCACGAAGGGGTCGATATTTTCGCCCCGCGCGGAACGCCGGCCGTGGCCTCAACGGATGGCGTCGTTTCTGGCGTTGGCACGACTAACTTAGGCGGAAATGTAGTCTGGCTTTCGGATTCCAAACGAAACCAGCGTCTGTATTATGCGCACTTGGACTCGCAGGCCGTTCAGGATGGACAAACGGTTTCAGTTGGCGATACGTTGGGTTATGTGGGCAATACGGGCAATGCCCGAACAACCAGTCCGCATTTACACTTTGGCATTTATCAGTTTGGGGGCGGGGCCGTTGATCCACTTCCGTACGTGCGGCTTAGTACGGGGCCAGCCCGGCAGGTTTTGGTAGGAGCGGAGCGTTTAGGCGATTCGCTTCGGGTTTCAGTTGCGCGGGCGGTGGTGCGCCAGGCACCCAATGGCGATTCTCCCATCGTTCGGGAACTGCCTCGCTCGACGCTGCTCACGCTAATGGGTGGCACAGCGGCTTGGTTGCGTGTTGCCTTGCCGGATGGTAAGATGGGCTATGTAGCCAATTCGGTTACCGAAGCTGCCAGCCGGTCACTACGCCGTATTTCGTTGACTGCCGGAACGGGTTTGCTAGAAGCGGCCTTACCGACAGCCGCTGCCATCAAAACAGTGCCCGCCGGAACGGCTGAGGTATTGGGTGTTTACAATGCCTACCAATTAATACGACACCCAAGTGGCTCGGTTGGTTGGGTACTTAATCCATAA
- a CDS encoding SDR family oxidoreductase, producing the protein MNQLQWQLKGRRVLITGATKGIGEAIVDQYLQLGASVFLVARNDTLLQEKLLGYREAGFDVDGLAADVSQAGTSQQVIEAVQKRWDSLDILVNNAGTNIRKPTADYNPTEFSHILDTNLRSAYEMTQAAYPLLKTSGQSSVVFITSVAGMTHVGSGSPYGMTKAALDQLTRYLAVEWAKDGIRVNAVAPWYIRTPLAEPVLTNPERLERILSRTPMGRVGEPEEVAAAVTFLSLPAAGFITGQTLAVDGGFLAYGM; encoded by the coding sequence ATGAATCAGCTACAGTGGCAATTAAAAGGCCGCCGTGTTCTTATTACGGGGGCAACGAAGGGTATCGGCGAAGCGATTGTCGATCAGTATTTGCAGCTGGGAGCGTCTGTTTTTCTCGTTGCCCGGAATGATACACTGCTTCAGGAGAAGTTGCTAGGCTATCGTGAGGCCGGGTTTGATGTGGATGGTTTGGCGGCGGATGTTAGTCAGGCCGGAACTAGCCAGCAAGTCATTGAAGCGGTTCAAAAACGTTGGGACAGCCTGGATATTTTAGTTAACAATGCCGGAACCAACATTCGGAAACCTACGGCAGACTATAATCCAACTGAATTTTCGCACATCCTTGATACGAACCTACGCTCAGCCTACGAAATGACCCAAGCAGCCTATCCGTTGCTGAAAACATCGGGGCAGAGTAGTGTGGTATTCATCACTTCGGTAGCGGGCATGACGCACGTGGGCAGCGGTTCACCTTACGGCATGACCAAAGCAGCCCTTGATCAGTTGACGCGCTACCTGGCCGTTGAATGGGCTAAGGACGGCATTCGCGTCAACGCAGTGGCACCCTGGTACATTCGGACGCCGCTGGCCGAACCTGTCCTGACAAATCCTGAAAGACTGGAACGAATTCTGAGCCGAACGCCTATGGGACGTGTAGGAGAACCAGAAGAAGTAGCCGCCGCCGTTACTTTTTTGAGCTTGCCCGCTGCGGGTTTCATCACGGGTCAAACGCTGGCCGTTGACGGCGGTTTTCTAGCCTACGGCATGTAA
- a CDS encoding NAD(P)/FAD-dependent oxidoreductase — protein sequence MLVRSSNTYWLEQNQTAAPYPTLHQHLECDVLIIGGGITGALVAYDLVRAGIDTVLIDKRGIGKGSTAASTALIQYEIDVPLHQLIDQIGEHDAVMSYKLCLNAIHKLAEIVGRLDTDCGFSYKKSLYYAAQPEHVEMLKKECAARTKYGFRCSWLNPLDIRKHFQFNAPGGILSEDAAELDAMELTRSLYRYLTKRGLRIFEQTSPEEIDYADKRVRVRTSQDTNIVAKKLIYATGYETQKMFEKDDVLRLKSTYALVTEPIAKLPDGLQKSLIWDTADPYFYARTASDGRMMLGGEDEWIVDATKRDALIPEKQAKLLNKFNSLFPELHAEPHLTWAGTFAETKDGLPYIGEHKRYPNSYFALGFGGNGITFSITAAGIIRDLFQKGQSNQADIFRFGR from the coding sequence ATGCTCGTTCGTTCTTCAAATACTTACTGGTTAGAGCAGAACCAAACTGCTGCTCCATATCCTACTTTGCACCAGCATCTGGAATGTGACGTATTAATTATAGGCGGTGGAATTACTGGCGCTTTGGTCGCTTATGATTTAGTTCGCGCCGGTATTGATACCGTTTTAATTGACAAACGAGGCATCGGCAAAGGCAGTACTGCTGCTAGCACGGCGCTTATCCAATACGAAATAGATGTCCCCCTGCACCAATTAATCGATCAGATTGGCGAGCACGATGCCGTAATGAGTTACAAACTCTGCCTGAATGCCATTCATAAGTTGGCGGAGATTGTGGGGCGGCTGGATACCGATTGTGGCTTTAGCTACAAAAAGAGTCTGTATTATGCGGCGCAGCCCGAGCACGTGGAGATGCTGAAAAAAGAGTGTGCAGCACGAACCAAATACGGGTTTCGCTGTAGCTGGCTGAACCCACTCGATATTCGTAAACACTTTCAGTTCAATGCGCCGGGTGGAATTTTATCGGAAGATGCCGCCGAACTGGATGCCATGGAACTAACCCGCTCCCTGTATCGCTACCTGACCAAACGCGGTTTGCGGATTTTTGAGCAAACTTCTCCCGAAGAAATTGATTATGCGGATAAGCGCGTGCGGGTCCGGACCAGTCAGGATACGAATATTGTGGCCAAAAAATTGATTTATGCTACCGGCTATGAGACGCAGAAAATGTTTGAAAAAGACGACGTGTTGCGTCTAAAAAGCACATATGCACTGGTAACGGAACCCATCGCGAAGCTGCCCGATGGGTTGCAAAAATCGCTGATCTGGGACACGGCAGATCCTTATTTCTACGCCCGAACAGCCTCCGACGGCCGGATGATGCTGGGCGGTGAGGATGAATGGATTGTGGATGCTACGAAGCGTGATGCGCTTATTCCGGAAAAACAGGCCAAGCTCCTGAACAAGTTTAATTCACTCTTCCCCGAACTGCACGCGGAACCCCACCTGACATGGGCGGGAACGTTTGCCGAAACCAAAGACGGACTTCCTTACATTGGTGAGCATAAACGCTATCCAAACAGTTATTTCGCGCTTGGCTTTGGTGGAAATGGCATCACGTTTAGTATCACAGCGGCGGGCATCATCCGCGATCTTTTTCAAAAGGGACAAAGCAATCAGGCAGATATTTTCCGGTTTGGACGCTGA
- a CDS encoding pyridoxal phosphate-dependent aminotransferase, with amino-acid sequence MKSPFSRREWLRSGALLAAGFSGLSRWNPAQSYAARREQAFFKEFAALADDQPRIRARIAFNENPHGISPKAKEALIKAVETGHRYSWMESAQLKQLIATKEGVKPEQVMLCAGSSEILMGAALYFTGEGGKIATCRPTYDDLLELAQAFKAEIVSAPLTKEYSYDLNALKAKVTPDVKLVYICNPNNPTGTIIPPNELTAFCKEVSQKVPVFVDEAYIDFMKPEDRPVLPKLIAEGYNVLITRTFSKIHGFAGLRLGYAIGPEKMLKGLRDFTRGEFNLSVTTVMAGIASYQDTEWQSFVRAENTKGLDLLYKGLKEHGYEYTPTHANFVLFPIRMKGKKFEQEMFKNGIFTSTREFDAQPYCRVSIGTLDEMGMFMDVFKKIAG; translated from the coding sequence ATGAAATCTCCTTTTTCTCGCCGGGAGTGGCTGCGAAGCGGTGCTCTTTTGGCGGCTGGGTTCTCGGGTCTTAGTCGCTGGAATCCCGCTCAATCGTACGCTGCCCGCCGTGAACAAGCTTTTTTTAAGGAATTTGCCGCTCTGGCCGATGACCAACCACGTATTCGGGCTCGTATTGCCTTCAATGAAAATCCCCACGGCATTTCGCCAAAAGCCAAAGAAGCCTTAATTAAAGCGGTTGAAACTGGCCATCGGTATTCCTGGATGGAATCGGCGCAATTGAAGCAACTAATTGCCACCAAAGAAGGTGTAAAACCAGAGCAGGTTATGTTATGTGCGGGCTCATCGGAAATACTGATGGGCGCTGCTTTGTACTTCACGGGTGAAGGCGGAAAGATTGCTACCTGTCGGCCCACCTATGATGATTTGCTGGAACTGGCACAGGCTTTCAAAGCAGAAATTGTTTCGGCTCCCCTTACTAAAGAATATAGCTACGACCTCAATGCATTAAAGGCTAAAGTTACGCCAGATGTAAAGCTGGTTTATATCTGTAACCCGAATAACCCGACTGGTACCATTATTCCGCCGAACGAGTTAACTGCTTTTTGCAAGGAAGTATCCCAGAAAGTACCGGTTTTCGTTGATGAGGCTTATATTGACTTTATGAAGCCAGAAGATCGGCCGGTGCTGCCAAAATTGATTGCGGAAGGATATAACGTTCTGATTACGCGTACTTTCTCGAAAATTCATGGTTTTGCCGGGCTGCGACTAGGCTATGCCATTGGGCCGGAAAAAATGCTGAAGGGCTTGCGCGATTTTACCCGCGGGGAATTTAACCTAAGCGTTACGACGGTGATGGCCGGTATCGCCAGTTACCAGGATACCGAATGGCAGTCTTTCGTGCGGGCGGAAAATACCAAAGGCCTTGATCTGCTCTACAAAGGATTAAAGGAGCATGGTTACGAATATACACCCACGCACGCGAACTTCGTTTTGTTTCCCATCCGCATGAAAGGTAAGAAGTTCGAACAGGAAATGTTCAAAAATGGCATTTTCACTTCAACCCGCGAATTTGACGCGCAACCCTATTGCCGGGTCAGCATTGGCACCTTAGACGAAATGGGAATGTTTATGGACGTTTTCAAAAAAATAGCCGGTTGA